A part of Streptomyces sp. NBC_01210 genomic DNA contains:
- a CDS encoding Fur family transcriptional regulator, with translation MVSTDWKSDLRQRGYRLTPQRQLVLEAVDTLEHATPDDILSEVRKTASGVNISTVYRTLELLEELGLVSHAHLGHGAPTYHLADRHHHIHLVCRDCTNVIEADVSVAAEFTSKLRETFGFETDMKHFAIFGRCKKCTAEAPTTES, from the coding sequence GTGGTGAGCACCGACTGGAAGAGTGATCTGCGGCAGCGCGGCTACCGGCTGACTCCGCAGCGCCAGCTTGTCCTCGAGGCCGTCGACACGCTCGAGCACGCGACGCCCGACGACATCCTCTCCGAGGTGCGCAAGACCGCCTCCGGCGTGAACATCTCCACCGTCTACCGGACCCTGGAGCTCCTCGAGGAGCTCGGCCTGGTCTCCCACGCCCACCTCGGCCACGGCGCCCCGACGTACCACCTCGCCGACCGGCACCACCACATCCACCTGGTCTGCCGCGACTGTACGAATGTGATCGAGGCGGATGTCTCCGTCGCCGCCGAGTTCACCTCCAAGCTCCGCGAGACCTTCGGTTTCGAGACGGACATGAAGCACTTCGCGATCTTCGGCCGCTGCAAGAAGTGCACCGCTGAGGCCCCGACCACCGAGTCGTAG
- a CDS encoding DUF1416 domain-containing protein produces MCGAKAGGPDASTIKPGETTIQGSVTRDGEPVTGYVRLLDSTGEFTAEVPTSATGQFRFYAAEGTWTVRALVPGGTADRTVVAQTGGLAEVAIAV; encoded by the coding sequence ATGTGTGGAGCAAAGGCCGGCGGCCCCGACGCTTCGACGATCAAGCCCGGTGAGACGACCATCCAGGGCAGCGTGACGCGTGACGGCGAGCCCGTCACCGGATACGTCCGCCTGCTGGACTCGACGGGCGAATTCACCGCCGAGGTCCCGACCTCGGCGACCGGACAGTTCCGCTTCTACGCGGCCGAGGGCACGTGGACGGTGCGCGCGCTCGTCCCGGGTGGCACGGCGGACCGTACGGTCGTCGCGCAGACCGGTGGCCTCGCCGAGGTCGCGATCGCGGTCTGA
- a CDS encoding sulfurtransferase: protein MSRSDVLVDADWVEAHIEDPKVVIVEVDEDTSAYDKNHIKNAVRIDWKSDLQDPVRRDFVDQEGFDKLLSAKGIANDDTVVLYGGNNNWFASYAYWYFKLYGHDSVKLLDGGRKKWELDSRDLVDGSEVPSRPATEYKAKPQDTSIRAFRDEVIASIGKLNLVDVRSPDEFSGKLLAPAHLPQEQSQKAGHIPTSRNIPWSKNANDDGTFKSDDELKALYEDEDVDLAKDTIALCRIGERSSLTWFVLHELLDQPNVKNYDGSWTEYGSLVGVPIELGAGK, encoded by the coding sequence ATGAGCCGCAGCGACGTCCTGGTAGACGCCGACTGGGTCGAGGCCCACATCGAGGACCCGAAGGTCGTCATCGTCGAGGTCGACGAGGACACCTCCGCGTACGACAAGAACCACATCAAGAACGCCGTACGGATCGACTGGAAGAGCGACCTCCAGGACCCGGTCCGCCGCGACTTCGTCGACCAGGAGGGCTTCGACAAGCTCCTGTCGGCGAAGGGCATCGCCAACGACGACACCGTCGTTCTCTACGGCGGCAACAACAACTGGTTCGCCTCGTACGCCTACTGGTACTTCAAGCTCTACGGTCACGACAGCGTCAAGCTCCTCGACGGCGGCCGCAAGAAGTGGGAGCTCGACTCCCGCGACCTGGTCGACGGCTCCGAGGTCCCCAGCCGCCCGGCCACCGAGTACAAGGCCAAGCCCCAGGACACCTCGATCCGCGCCTTCCGCGACGAGGTCATCGCCTCGATCGGCAAGCTGAACCTGGTCGACGTCCGCTCGCCCGACGAGTTCTCGGGCAAGCTCCTCGCCCCGGCCCACCTCCCGCAGGAACAGTCGCAGAAGGCGGGCCACATCCCGACCTCCCGCAACATTCCGTGGTCGAAGAACGCCAACGACGACGGCACCTTCAAGTCCGACGACGAGCTCAAGGCGCTCTACGAGGACGAGGACGTCGACCTCGCGAAGGACACCATCGCCCTGTGCCGCATCGGTGAGCGTTCCTCGCTCACCTGGTTCGTGCTGCACGAGCTGCTCGACCAGCCCAACGTCAAGAACTACGACGGCTCGTGGACCGAGTACGGCTCCTTGGTCGGCGTGCCGATCGAGCTCGGCGCCGGCAAGTAA
- the dtd gene encoding D-aminoacyl-tRNA deacylase, protein MRAVVQRVDGASVVVAGETVGEIVGEGLCVLVGVTHEDTKEKAAQLARKLWSVRILEGEKSCSDVNAPLLVISQFTLYGDARKGRRPTWNAAAPGDVAEPLVDEVVAQLRALGARVETGRFGADMRVSLTNHGPFTVLIEI, encoded by the coding sequence ATGCGTGCAGTGGTGCAGAGGGTCGACGGCGCGAGCGTCGTGGTGGCGGGCGAGACGGTCGGCGAAATCGTCGGCGAAGGGCTGTGTGTGCTGGTGGGAGTGACCCACGAGGACACCAAGGAGAAGGCGGCGCAGCTGGCCCGCAAGCTCTGGTCGGTCCGCATTCTGGAGGGCGAGAAGTCCTGCTCGGACGTGAACGCGCCGTTGCTGGTGATTTCGCAGTTCACTCTCTACGGGGACGCCCGCAAGGGCCGCCGCCCCACCTGGAACGCCGCTGCGCCCGGCGATGTGGCCGAACCACTGGTCGACGAAGTGGTGGCGCAGCTGCGGGCGCTGGGGGCACGGGTGGAGACGGGCCGGTTCGGGGCGGACATGCGCGTCTCGCTCACCAATCACGGCCCGTTCACCGTACTGATCGAAATCTGA
- a CDS encoding DsrE family protein, translating to MAKKLVIKVTAGADAPERCSQAFTVAAVAAASGVEVSLWLTGESAWFALPGRAAEFELPHAAPLPDLIESIQAAGQITLCTQCAVRRDIAEKDVLDGVRIAGAQVFVSEIMPDDVQALVY from the coding sequence ATGGCGAAGAAGCTCGTGATCAAGGTGACCGCCGGGGCCGATGCGCCCGAGCGCTGCTCGCAGGCCTTCACGGTGGCGGCCGTCGCCGCGGCCAGCGGTGTGGAGGTCTCGCTCTGGCTGACCGGTGAGTCCGCGTGGTTCGCGCTGCCGGGGCGCGCGGCCGAGTTCGAACTGCCGCATGCGGCGCCGCTGCCGGATCTGATCGAGTCGATCCAGGCGGCCGGGCAGATCACGCTCTGCACGCAGTGCGCGGTCCGTCGGGACATCGCGGAGAAGGATGTGCTCGACGGCGTACGGATCGCGGGCGCGCAGGTCTTCGTCAGCGAGATCATGCCGGACGACGTTCAGGCGCTCGTCTACTGA
- a CDS encoding MoaD/ThiS family protein produces MAAGTIRYWAAAKAAAGIAEEPYAAGTLAEALTAVRERHPGELTRVLQRCSFLVDGAPVGTRGHETVRLAEGGTVEVLPPFAGG; encoded by the coding sequence ATGGCAGCGGGAACCATCCGCTACTGGGCCGCGGCCAAGGCGGCGGCCGGCATCGCGGAGGAGCCGTACGCCGCGGGAACGCTCGCGGAGGCGCTGACCGCGGTGCGCGAACGGCACCCCGGTGAGCTGACGCGGGTACTGCAACGGTGTTCGTTCCTCGTCGACGGTGCCCCCGTCGGGACCCGCGGCCATGAGACCGTACGGCTTGCCGAGGGCGGCACGGTCGAGGTGCTCCCGCCGTTCGCAGGAGGGTGA
- a CDS encoding putative leader peptide, whose translation MKRQADLTKRRAVDLCRVAAMLCRTF comes from the coding sequence ATGAAGCGACAGGCGGACCTCACGAAGCGGCGGGCAGTAGACCTGTGCCGCGTCGCCGCCATGCTCTGTCGCACTTTCTGA
- a CDS encoding DUF3099 domain-containing protein: MYARRRRGYFLLMGGCVFLFVSAWAVVRLWSIPVAVGMCVVAMVIPPLAAMFANARGPEDRWWDDPSGDPKSDEWWDELDGKKRRSQ; encoded by the coding sequence ATGTACGCGCGACGCCGGCGTGGTTACTTCCTGCTGATGGGCGGATGCGTCTTCCTCTTCGTCTCCGCGTGGGCCGTCGTGCGTCTCTGGTCGATCCCCGTCGCCGTCGGCATGTGCGTCGTCGCCATGGTCATCCCGCCGCTCGCCGCGATGTTCGCCAACGCGCGCGGCCCCGAGGACCGCTGGTGGGACGACCCGTCAGGGGACCCGAAGTCCGACGAGTGGTGGGACGAGCTGGACGGCAAGAAGCGCCGGTCGCAGTAA
- a CDS encoding winged helix-turn-helix domain-containing protein, producing MATGELAGEEGRKYEIVAARLREGISGGAYGAGKLLPTQRELRDTFQVSRATVTKALKLLIDEGLIESRQGSGARVLPGGGRASTAQQVFARPALETLQPHLQAAFDADDITMDVFSLTSETMNRQLGAQITRIHDGSIRPRSISLRLMLPDPGIKLAFPVSLHDPDDERPRQRHRDTLIQCSKSLRSELRTLKRQRLVPEVSVQIRTVRLTPTSKMYLLNRDLLLEGYYTLEGTDPDPVEGEEQEGTTLNSLGLGATLFPYSKPDQALKVETAQTFFDSYWELLAQDADFGD from the coding sequence GTGGCAACTGGCGAACTGGCAGGCGAAGAGGGCAGGAAGTACGAGATCGTCGCCGCCCGGCTGAGGGAAGGCATCAGCGGCGGTGCGTACGGAGCGGGCAAGTTGCTGCCTACGCAACGGGAGTTGAGGGACACCTTCCAGGTGTCCCGGGCGACGGTGACCAAGGCTCTGAAACTGCTCATCGACGAGGGCCTGATCGAGTCACGTCAGGGTAGTGGTGCCCGGGTGCTGCCCGGCGGAGGCCGCGCTTCCACGGCCCAGCAGGTCTTCGCGCGGCCCGCCCTGGAGACGCTCCAGCCCCATCTTCAAGCAGCCTTCGATGCCGATGACATCACCATGGACGTCTTCTCCCTCACCTCGGAGACGATGAACCGGCAACTCGGGGCACAGATCACCCGCATCCACGACGGCAGCATCCGGCCGCGGAGCATCTCTCTGCGCCTGATGCTTCCCGACCCCGGCATCAAGCTCGCCTTCCCCGTGTCCTTGCACGACCCGGACGACGAGCGGCCGCGCCAGCGGCACCGCGACACCCTGATCCAGTGTTCCAAGTCGTTGCGCAGTGAATTGCGTACCCTCAAGCGACAGCGGCTCGTTCCCGAGGTGTCGGTCCAGATCAGGACCGTGCGCCTCACGCCGACCAGCAAGATGTATCTCCTGAACAGGGATCTGCTGCTCGAGGGTTACTACACCCTGGAGGGCACGGATCCCGACCCGGTCGAGGGAGAGGAGCAGGAGGGTACAACCCTCAACTCGCTCGGGCTCGGCGCCACGCTCTTTCCGTACTCCAAGCCTGACCAGGCACTGAAGGTGGAGACAGCGCAAACGTTCTTCGACTCCTATTGGGAGCTACTGGCCCAAGATGCGGACTTTGGCGACTGA
- a CDS encoding RsiG family protein — MSTSGAGQPPGPVSLPTSLPTAISASLPASPSVPRTAPSSVPPSVPPSVPPSAPTRTGRSRAARPPQQRSGDALPEPPQHDLAALRLPELRNLRRDSHRDEADLSYVRRLLQGRIDILRAELARRTAPQAPVVPETTVVDRLSKILADAPSRHRSSARHVTLSTPHSEEYRRLASDMLSEVELSDLDARTDEELHAAMGRLIRYEQQVSHSRQLLQRTADDCSAEIARRYREGEAQVDDLLT; from the coding sequence ATGAGCACATCTGGCGCCGGACAGCCGCCCGGTCCCGTATCGCTTCCCACATCGCTGCCCACAGCGATTTCCGCGTCGCTTCCCGCGTCGCCTTCCGTGCCGCGTACCGCACCGTCTTCCGTGCCACCTTCCGTGCCACCTTCCGTGCCACCTTCCGCGCCGACCCGTACCGGCCGCTCACGTGCCGCGCGACCGCCCCAGCAGCGTTCCGGGGACGCCCTGCCTGAGCCCCCGCAGCACGATCTCGCGGCACTGCGCCTGCCTGAGCTGCGCAATCTCCGCCGCGACTCGCATCGCGACGAGGCGGACCTCAGCTATGTGCGGCGGCTGCTGCAGGGCCGCATCGACATTCTGCGGGCCGAGCTGGCGCGGCGTACGGCCCCACAGGCGCCGGTCGTCCCGGAGACAACCGTCGTGGACCGTCTGTCGAAGATCCTGGCCGATGCCCCTTCGCGGCACCGCTCGTCGGCCCGGCATGTGACGCTCTCCACGCCGCACAGCGAGGAGTACCGGCGGCTGGCCTCGGACATGCTCTCCGAGGTCGAGCTCTCCGACCTCGACGCCCGTACCGACGAGGAGTTGCACGCGGCGATGGGCCGGCTGATCCGCTACGAACAGCAGGTGTCGCACAGCCGTCAGTTGCTGCAACGCACGGCGGACGATTGCAGTGCCGAGATCGCCCGCAGGTACCGTGAAGGTGAAGCACAAGTAGACGACCTGCTCACCTGA
- the ygfZ gene encoding CAF17-like 4Fe-4S cluster assembly/insertion protein YgfZ: protein MKSPLLSLPGAVAAEGHDEGVAAHYGDLFREQRALADGAGLVDLSHRGVVTVTGDDRLSWLHLLLTQHVSELPAGRATEALILSAHGHIEHALYLVDDGETVWAHVEPGTQQELIGYLESMKFFYRVEVADRTGEFAVVHLPAGSIAEVPEGVVVRETPYGRDLFLPRADLETYAAANGPVAGILAYEALRVETHRPRLGFETDHRTIPHELGWIGSAVHLQKGCYRGQETVARVHNLGKPPRRLVFLHLDGSEVHLPGHGTPVRLAADGEEGRQLGFITTSARHHELGPIALALVKRNVPMDAELLAGDTAAAQELVVEP, encoded by the coding sequence ATGAAGAGCCCCCTGCTGTCCCTGCCCGGTGCGGTCGCCGCCGAAGGCCATGACGAAGGCGTCGCCGCGCACTACGGCGATCTGTTCCGCGAGCAGCGCGCCCTCGCGGACGGCGCCGGCCTTGTCGATCTCTCGCACCGCGGCGTCGTCACCGTCACCGGCGACGACCGCCTGAGCTGGCTGCATCTTCTGCTCACCCAGCATGTGAGCGAGCTCCCGGCCGGCCGGGCGACCGAGGCGCTGATCCTCTCCGCGCACGGCCATATCGAGCATGCCCTGTATCTCGTCGACGACGGCGAGACGGTCTGGGCGCATGTCGAACCGGGCACACAGCAGGAACTCATCGGGTACCTGGAGTCGATGAAGTTCTTCTACCGGGTCGAAGTCGCCGACCGGACCGGGGAGTTCGCGGTCGTCCACCTGCCTGCGGGTTCCATCGCCGAGGTACCCGAGGGCGTTGTCGTACGGGAGACTCCGTACGGCCGCGATCTGTTCCTGCCGCGTGCCGACCTCGAAACGTACGCCGCCGCGAACGGCCCGGTCGCCGGGATCCTGGCGTACGAGGCACTGCGCGTCGAGACCCACCGCCCCCGCCTCGGCTTCGAGACCGACCACCGCACCATCCCGCACGAGCTGGGCTGGATCGGCAGCGCGGTCCACCTGCAGAAGGGCTGCTACCGCGGCCAGGAGACCGTCGCGCGCGTCCACAACCTGGGGAAGCCGCCGCGTCGGCTGGTCTTCCTGCACCTCGACGGCAGTGAGGTGCACCTGCCGGGCCACGGCACTCCGGTGCGGCTCGCCGCGGACGGTGAGGAGGGCCGCCAGCTGGGCTTCATCACCACGTCAGCCCGTCATCACGAGCTCGGCCCGATCGCACTGGCGCTGGTCAAGCGCAATGTGCCGATGGACGCGGAGCTGCTGGCGGGCGACACGGCGGCCGCGCAGGAGCTCGTGGTCGAGCCGTAG
- a CDS encoding FABP family protein, protein MIEIPSDLNPGLVPLAFLLGTWEGAGVSDFPGAEKCNFGQEVTFSHDGRDFLEYISHTWVLDAEGKKVRPLESETGYWRIDSDRKVEVVMARDQGIVEIWYGELADQKPQIDLVTDAVARTGVSGPYTGGKRLYGYVKSDLMWVGEKATPEVPLRPYMSAHLKKVVSPEQVEEWAKDLGDLPDDGIAFFK, encoded by the coding sequence ATGATCGAGATTCCGTCCGACCTGAACCCGGGCCTCGTCCCCCTCGCCTTCCTCCTCGGTACCTGGGAGGGCGCGGGCGTTTCCGACTTCCCCGGCGCCGAGAAGTGCAACTTCGGCCAGGAAGTCACCTTCAGCCACGACGGCCGGGACTTCCTCGAGTACATCTCGCACACCTGGGTGCTCGACGCCGAAGGCAAGAAGGTCCGCCCGCTGGAGTCCGAGACCGGCTACTGGCGCATCGACTCCGACCGCAAGGTCGAGGTCGTCATGGCACGTGACCAGGGCATCGTCGAGATCTGGTACGGCGAGCTCGCCGACCAGAAGCCGCAGATCGACCTGGTGACGGACGCGGTCGCGCGCACCGGGGTCTCGGGTCCGTACACCGGTGGCAAGCGGCTCTACGGTTATGTGAAGAGCGACCTGATGTGGGTGGGCGAGAAGGCCACTCCGGAGGTCCCGCTGCGCCCGTACATGTCGGCGCATCTGAAGAAGGTCGTCTCCCCGGAGCAGGTCGAGGAGTGGGCCAAGGACCTCGGCGACCTCCCGGACGACGGCATCGCTTTCTTCAAGTAG
- a CDS encoding LmeA family phospholipid-binding protein produces the protein MRALRILLIIAVILGGIFVAADRIAVNLAESEAADKIKSNQGLSSTPEISIKGFPFLTQVMGKELDEVDVSLAGITATAGGHSVNVTEVKAELRNVKIDSSFSSAVADRADGSARISYADLTKAAPKGATVTYAGADRAAKGQVKVTGPLTDLLDGAGIRVPGAFKGLLAGRMVTTYSTVVLKGGDTVQLRAESLPKLPVPGFDEKLRKAIDYDLKIAGMPSSIKLDKVRAADGGLQFSGTGRNVSLAG, from the coding sequence ATGCGCGCACTGCGAATACTGCTGATCATCGCCGTGATCCTCGGCGGCATCTTCGTCGCCGCGGACCGGATCGCCGTGAACCTGGCCGAGTCGGAGGCAGCCGACAAGATCAAGAGCAACCAGGGGCTGAGCTCGACGCCGGAGATCTCCATCAAGGGCTTCCCCTTCCTCACCCAGGTCATGGGCAAGGAACTCGACGAGGTCGACGTCAGCCTCGCCGGCATCACCGCCACCGCGGGCGGCCACTCGGTCAATGTCACCGAGGTCAAGGCCGAGCTGCGCAACGTGAAGATCGACAGCTCCTTCTCCTCCGCCGTCGCCGACCGGGCCGACGGTTCCGCCCGGATCTCCTACGCCGATCTGACGAAGGCCGCGCCCAAGGGCGCCACCGTCACCTACGCCGGCGCCGACCGGGCAGCCAAGGGCCAGGTCAAGGTCACGGGACCGCTCACCGACCTGCTCGACGGAGCCGGCATCCGGGTGCCGGGCGCCTTCAAGGGCCTGCTCGCGGGCCGCATGGTCACCACGTACAGCACCGTCGTGCTCAAGGGCGGCGACACGGTCCAGCTGCGGGCCGAGTCGCTGCCGAAGCTGCCGGTGCCGGGCTTCGACGAGAAGCTCCGCAAGGCCATCGACTACGACCTGAAGATCGCCGGGATGCCGTCGAGCATCAAGCTGGACAAGGTCCGGGCGGCGGACGGCGGACTGCAGTTCTCGGGCACGGGCAGGAACGTGTCGCTGGCGGGCTGA
- a CDS encoding asparaginase — protein MSTPTTAIPPVLAEVVRSGFVEGRHRGSLVVLAADGSVELALGDPAVPVFPRSSNKPMQAAAVLRAGLGLSGERLALAAASHSGEGFHLDLVRKMLAEHTLSADDLQTPPDLPLDPAEVETYLATGQVRDKVTMNCSGKHAAMLAACALNGWDRTNYLDPGHPLQQLVHEVVEDASGERVTAVGTDGCGAPLMAVSLTGLARAFRHFVLAEPGSAERRVADAMRAHPEYVAGTRRPDTWLMREVPGTLSKMGAEAVQAVALADGRALAFKVDDGSTRALGPVLARALELLGVDAPVVARIGHAPLLGGGVEVGEIRAAF, from the coding sequence ATGAGCACCCCCACCACCGCCATACCCCCGGTCCTCGCCGAAGTCGTACGATCCGGCTTTGTCGAGGGCCGTCACCGGGGGTCGCTCGTCGTCCTGGCGGCGGACGGCAGTGTGGAACTCGCGCTCGGAGACCCGGCAGTGCCGGTCTTCCCGCGCTCCAGCAACAAGCCGATGCAGGCCGCGGCGGTACTCCGCGCCGGGCTCGGCCTCTCCGGGGAGCGGCTGGCGCTGGCCGCCGCGAGCCACTCCGGTGAGGGCTTCCACCTCGATCTCGTACGGAAGATGCTCGCCGAGCACACACTGTCGGCCGATGACCTGCAGACTCCGCCGGACCTGCCGCTGGACCCGGCCGAGGTCGAGACGTATCTCGCGACGGGCCAGGTCCGGGACAAGGTCACGATGAACTGCTCCGGCAAGCACGCTGCGATGCTGGCGGCCTGCGCGCTGAACGGCTGGGACCGGACGAACTACCTGGACCCCGGGCATCCGCTGCAGCAGCTGGTCCACGAGGTGGTCGAGGACGCGTCCGGCGAGCGGGTCACGGCGGTCGGCACGGACGGCTGCGGCGCTCCGCTGATGGCGGTCAGCCTGACCGGACTGGCCCGCGCCTTCCGCCACTTCGTACTCGCCGAGCCGGGTTCGGCCGAGCGCCGGGTCGCGGACGCGATGCGCGCCCACCCCGAGTACGTCGCCGGCACGCGCCGCCCCGACACCTGGCTGATGCGCGAGGTGCCGGGCACGCTGTCGAAGATGGGCGCGGAGGCGGTCCAGGCGGTGGCGCTGGCGGACGGCCGTGCGCTGGCCTTCAAGGTGGACGACGGCTCGACCCGCGCGCTGGGCCCGGTGCTGGCCCGTGCCCTCGAACTGCTGGGTGTGGATGCTCCGGTGGTGGCGCGGATCGGGCACGCGCCGCTGCTGGGCGGCGGAGTGGAGGTCGGCGAGATCCGCGCGGCGTTCTGA